In the genome of Synechococcus sp. UW179A, the window TGGCAGCGCACGGATCGCGTACTAATCCTTGGCGGTCGGTCGCTGCTCTGGTCGCTCGATCCCCTTGGAGCCGTTGCCGAAGGTGGACTCACAATTCTCTGTTCATCCTCAACAGAACAGCTACGGCTGGAAGCACAGCTGCAGTTGCTTGATCCACTCCATCAACCGGCCGTCCTGACCGATGCTGCTGAACTAGAGCGACTCAGCCCGGACCACCAGTTCGAAGTGGTGGGCGGGCGACTGCATCAGGCCGATCTCAAATCTCCTGACCTTGAGATGTTCTGGGCCCGAGTAAGCGCCCGCTCGAGAAGCGGTACTCAGCTGAGGGTGTTGCTGAGTGAACCCCAACTCGGACCGGCAGGAGGGCTACTGGAGCTGCTCATGAGCGAAAGGGAGGCGACCAAACCGAGGTCATCGCTGCAGACCCTGGCAGCACTGGAGTCCATCTGGCTGAGTCAGGCAGAACCGCGTCAAATGCTGCTGAGCCAGCTTGAGCGCTGCGGCTGGGTGACGAACCAGAGCAGCTGGCAGGAATCGTTGAAGCTCGCTGTTGAGCCGAGCCTGATCGAACGATGGCTTGGCGAAGACCGCCCCTACCGCAGGGCACTGGAAGAAACCGGAGAAACCAGAGAAACCGCTCTGTCGGAGCTGCGTCACGAGCTGATAAAGCAACGCGGAAAACATCTTCCCCAGAGTCTTCGTCACTGGCGAATCGAAGGCCGACTGGCCTGATCGGCTTCCATCAAAGCCCTACATAAAAAAAGCCCCGGCGATGCCGGAGCTTGAAGAACAAAGTTGATGAACCCGTGAGGGTTCCCAACAATCACCAGAGGCCGCGGACGGGAGCAGCAGCAGGTGCTGGCTCAGCAGGGAGGATCTGGTTGGCCTGCACACATGCGGGCAGGAACACATACCAAGAGAGAAGGGATGTGGACTGAGCACCGTCAAGACCGTCCTTACAGACGTTCTGAGCACCATCGGAGGAGCCGTTGTCGTTGAGACGGAAGTCAACGGGCAGCTGGTTCATGATGCCAGCAGAGGAGATTTCTCCATCAGCGGCGTCAAGGATGATGGCGGAACGAAGGGCGACCACAGCAGTCTTCTTCTTCTGCCAGTAGGGGAAGTAGCTGCGGGTCTGGTCGTCCAGGAACTTCACGCCATCGGCGGAATACAGGAAGCGAGAAACACCAACAAGATCTACGTCGTAGCTCTTGGTCATGCCCTCTTGAATTTCATCAGCAGTCCAACCGGAGTTGTTGATACCTGCTTGAAGGGCGCGGTCAGTAATTTCGCCATCGCTGAAGAACTTGGCGAATGCTGAGGCTTTGGTAGTCCAGACAGCACCACCGGACACCCAGCGCACAGGGCGCTTGGTGCCAGCTTCAGCGGCGACAGCCAGAGTGGAAATGGAAGCGGCGGCGAGAGCGCCGGCTGCAAAACGGGTGAACACGGACGGCGAGAGAAGACGTCTCTTTAATCCTATCGGTAGGAAAAAGAGTTGCCAACAAAATCAGTGCATCAAAAGCGCAAATGAGGACAAATGCGCCTCATAAGGACC includes:
- a CDS encoding alpha/beta hydrolase, whose translation is MFTRFAAGALAAASISTLAVAAEAGTKRPVRWVSGGAVWTTKASAFAKFFSDGEITDRALQAGINNSGWTADEIQEGMTKSYDVDLVGVSRFLYSADGVKFLDDQTRSYFPYWQKKKTAVVALRSAIILDAADGEISSAGIMNQLPVDFRLNDNGSSDGAQNVCKDGLDGAQSTSLLSWYVFLPACVQANQILPAEPAPAAAPVRGLW